From a region of the Pan paniscus chromosome 19, NHGRI_mPanPan1-v2.0_pri, whole genome shotgun sequence genome:
- the LOC117976679 gene encoding galectin-9B encodes MPTKQSLPRRLYARSQTNTGQRHRGPPVPVTGNNPCHRRLFAFPGPRFAVDFQTGFSGNDIAFHFNPRFEDGGYVVCNTRQKGRWGPEERKMHMPFQKGMPFDLCFLVQSSDFKVMVNGSLFVQYFHRVPFHRVDTISVNGSVQLSYISFQNPRAVPVQPAFSMVPFSQPVCFPPRPRGRRQKPPSVRPANPAPITQTVIHTVQSASGQMFSQTPAILPMMYPHPAYPMPFITTIPGGLYPSKSIILSGTVLPSAQRFHINLCSGSHIAFHMNPRFDENAVVRNTQINNSWGSEERSLPRKMPFVRGQSFSVWILCEAHCLKVAVDGQHVFEYYHRLRNLPTINKLEVGGDIQLTHVQT; translated from the exons ATGCCAACCAAGCAGTCTCTGCCACGCAGGTTGTATGCAAGATCCCAGACAAACACAGGGCAGAGGCACCGAGGCCCTCCTGTGCCTGTCACTGGCAATAATCCATGCCACAGAAGACTATTTGCTTTTCCTGGGCCTAGGTTTGCTGTGGACTTTCAGACGGGCTTCAGTGGAAACGACATTGCCTTCCACTTCAACCCTCGGTTTGAAGACGGAGGGTATGTGGTGTGCAACACGAGGCAGAAAGGAAGATGGGGGCCCGAGGAGAGGAAGATGCACATGCCCTTCCAGAAGGGGATGCCCTTTGACCTCTGCTTCCTGGTGCAGAGCTCAGATTTCAAG GTGATGGTGAACGGGAGCCTCTTCGTGCAGTACTTCCACCGCGTGCCCTTCCACCGTGTGGACACCATCTCCGTCAATGGCTCTGTGCAGCTGTCCTACATCAGCTTCCAG AATCCCCGCGCAGTCCCCGTTCAGCCTGCCTTCTCCATGGTGCCGTTCTCCCAGCCTGTCTGTTTCCCACCCAGGCCCAGGGGGCGCAGACAAAAA CCTCCCAGCGTGCGGCCTGCCAACCCTGCTCCCATT ACCCAGACAGTCATCCACACGGTGCAGAGTGCCTCTGGACAGATGTTCTCT CAGACTCCCGCCATCCTACCTATGATGTACCCCCACCCTGCCTAT CCGATGCCTTTCATCACCACCATTCCGGGAGGGCTGTACCCATCCAAGTCCATCATCCTGTCAGGCACTGTCCTGCCCAGTGCTCAGAG GTTCCACATCAACCTGTGCTCTGGGAGCCACATCGCCTTCCACATGAACCCCCGTTTTGATGAGAATGCTGTGGTCCGTAACACCCAGATCAACAACTCTTGGGGGTCTGAGGAGCGAAGTCTGCCCCGAAAAATGCCCTTCGTCCGAGGCCAGAGCTTCTCG GTGTGGATCTTGTGTGAAGCTCACTGCCTCAAGGTGGCCGTGGATGGTCAGCACGTGTTTGAATACTACCATCGCCTGAGGAACCTGCCCACCATCAACAAACTGGAAGTGGGTGGCGACATCCAGCTGACCCACGTGCAGACATAG